In Lutra lutra chromosome 5, mLutLut1.2, whole genome shotgun sequence, a single genomic region encodes these proteins:
- the LOC125101207 gene encoding collagen alpha-1(I) chain-like — translation MAYSYNPGCLALKKRRRSKGQAAAFMSASPHSCCCWAGEGAVPPARAASPPASVGAPSEVGEEGGGQSGCGGCSEPWQQPASGGRGGEAPPPAGPPPPPPPPPHPPPPQRGCLHGVQAGTPAPFRLHTISGGVGGSAGGGGPRKSCTAAGGPRKRTGPTLAKKRLRPCCSQAAAAASPSSLQQEAGDEAEAAAAAAAAAEDTPRQVLRGGGRGVGPVPRRRRERRLLLWAGGGGRAGAVHDEAEHAGPAEEAVPAPGRRRLGGRLGRGPAGQPEERAAAAAPAATARPLLARAVTRLLREKVAHIEGPEEGDRDGEVGRPGEASSGSGTGLSLARPRARGGVARPAHTHAHTGTHATVGGGRQLRAAREPDGGYMLCPGKPGERWARALGTRRRERACRLGNQSKPDPPTQSVRRRGGNAGSRSDHFNCGSAGGARARDTARSRRSARPARGGGGAGCGDALGAGARAPGCSPGTAARQGTAGKKRASERAGLAGRGARPSLPRPRFRRGRWAHASFLGREETLPSQLCDIRLHSRADVCRCKFKNCHWPGAAALFPSPPPPVSETEATEEP, via the exons ATGGCTTATTCTTATAATCCGGGTTGTCTAGCCCTAAAAAAACGAAGAAGAAGCAAAGGGCAAGCAGCTGCTTTTATG TCCGCGTCGCCGCATTCATGCTGCTGCTGGGCGGGCGAGGGGGCGGTGCCCCCCGCTCGGGCCGCGTCCCCGCCGGCCTCTGTGGGGGCACCTTCggaagtgggagaggagggcGGGGGGCAGAGCGGCTGCGGTGGCTGCTCGGAGCCCTGGCAGCAGCCGGCGTCGGGGGGCCGCGGCGGCGAGGCGCCTCCCCCCGCAggccctccgccgccgccgccgccgccgccgcatcCCCCACCGCCGCAGCGGGGCTGCTTACACGGCGTGCAGGCGGGAACCCCGGCCCCCTTCCGCTTACACACCATTTCTGGGGGCGTAGGGGGCTcggccggcggcggcggcccccGGAAGAGTTGCACGGCAGCGGGCGGCCCCAGGAAGCGCACGGGCCCCACGCTGGCCAAGAAGAGGCTCCGGCCCTGCTGCTCCCAGGCGGCGGCCGCGGCCAGCCCCAGCTCTTtgcagcaggaggcaggagacGAGGCCGAGGCGGCGGcagctgcggcggcggcggccgaggaTA CGCCGCGCCAGGTGCTGCGAGGAGGCGGCCGCGGCGTAGGCCCCGTCCCGCGGCGGCGGCGAGAGCGGCGGCTCCTCCTCTGGGCCGGCGGGGGCGGGCGCGCCGGGGCTGTGCACGATGAAGCAGAGCATGCAGGGCCCGCGGAAGAAGCAGTCCCGGCTCCCGGGCGCCGCCGGCTGGGGGGGCGCCTTGGCCGGGGTCCGGCGGGGCAGCCTGAGGagagggcggcggcggcggcaccaGCTGCAACAGCGAGGCCTCTTCTGGCTCGGGCGGTTACGCGGCTCCTTCGAGAGAAGGTGGCCCATATAGAAGGCCCCGAGGAGGGGGACCGGGACGGGGAAGTAGGGAGGCCCGGAGAGGCGAGCTCCGGCAGCGGGACAGGCCTCTCGCTGGCTCGGCCTCGGGCCCGCGGCGGGGTCGCCCGCcctgcgcacacacacgcacacacgggcacacacgCGACGGTGGGGGGTGGGCGTCAGCTGCGGGCCGCCCGGGAGCCCGACGGGGGCTACATGCTTTGCCCCGGGAAGCCGGGAGAACGATGGGCGCGAGCTTTGGGGACGCGACGGAGAGAGCGAGCCTGCCGGCTAGGCAACCAGTCCAAGCCTGACCCGCCGACTCAGTCAGTGCGGCGGCGGGGGGGGAACGCGGGGTCCCGCTCGGACCATTTTAACTGCGGCTCCGCCGGCGGTGCGCGCGCCCGCGACACAGCTCGGAGCCGCAGGAGCGCGCGGCCCGCTCGGGGAGGGGGCGGAGCTGGCTGCGGCGACGCGCttggggcgggggcgcgggcgccCGGCTGCTCACCGGGGACGGCCGCTAGGCAGGGGACTGCTGGGAAGAAGCGGGCCAGCGAGCGCGCGGGGCTCGCGGGGAGAGGCGCacgcccctccctccctcgcccAAGGTTTCGCAGAGGCCGCTGGGCCCACGCCTCTTTTCTGGGACGGGAGGAGACGCTTCCGAGCCAGCTGTGTGACATCCGTTTGCACAGCCGCGCTGACGTCTGTAGGTGTAAGTTCAAGAACTGCCATTGGCCGGGAGCCGCTGcgctcttcccctcacccccacccccagtctcgGAGACCGAAGCCACGGAGGAGCCGTAA